From a region of the Candidatus Gracilibacteria bacterium genome:
- the rpsB gene encoding 30S ribosomal protein S2, with amino-acid sequence MDKKMLKDMFDNLLHIGNKSNYWNPQMKSYIYGSTNGVHIIDLTQTATQLEEVISQLQELNASGKKVLFVATKLQARDAFAKLAESTGHFYVTEKWVPGLLTNFKTIKGRIATYLKLIKDADTGGFEMLTKKEKAAKMLELEKLDKAFKGLKEMKKTPDALFIVDGIYEEQSVKEAQTLGIPCFAIYNTNGDPYQVKESIPANTNSVKSLDYLATALKEGFKAQPKKAAPAKTAQANTAAPAKKDETKKTETSK; translated from the coding sequence ATGGATAAAAAAATGCTCAAAGATATGTTTGATAATCTCTTACATATTTGAAACAAATCTAATTACTGGAATCCACAAATGAAATCATATATTTATGGTTCTACAAACGGAGTTCATATTATAGATTTAACGCAAACTGCTACTCAACTTGAAGAGGTTATCTCTCAACTTCAAGAGCTGAATGCTTCTGGAAAAAAAGTACTATTTGTAGCTACGAAACTTCAAGCAAGAGACGCTTTTGCAAAACTTGCTGAATCTACTGGTCACTTCTACGTTACTGAAAAATGGGTTCCTGGACTTCTTACTAACTTTAAGACAATAAAAGGAAGAATCGCTACATATCTCAAGCTTATTAAAGATGCAGATACTGGTGGATTTGAAATGCTTACTAAAAAAGAAAAAGCTGCTAAAATGCTAGAACTAGAAAAACTAGATAAAGCATTTAAAGGTCTGAAAGAAATGAAAAAAACTCCAGATGCTCTCTTTATAGTTGATGGTATTTACGAAGAACAATCAGTAAAAGAAGCTCAAACTCTTGGAATTCCATGTTTTGCTATTTATAATACAAATGGTGATCCATACCAAGTAAAAGAATCTATTCCTGCAAATACTAATTCTGTAAAATCTCTTGATTATCTTGCTACAGCTCTCAAAGAAGGTTTCAAAGCTCAGCCTAAAAAAGCTGCTCCTGCTAAAACTGCTCAAGCAAATACTGCAGCACCAGCAAAAAAAGATGAAACGAAAAAAACAGAAACTTCAAAATAA
- the mutS gene encoding DNA mismatch repair protein MutS: MDFLDEIIDILERSIMDDSQNTITAGNIIKSGYDSEVDEYRAILQDGHIWLDEYAASLITETGITGLRIKYTKNLGYFIEFSKSQVSKITDSFIQKQSLLQAVRYTTPELSDYESRLFSASEKVSNKEYSVFLDIRNTISLHFDNLYILSRSIAHLDFYSNGAYISHAGRYNTPNIIKSGTTEMFGARHPVIEKNVGDFISNDLKFTQDTFIHLITGPNMGGKSTYLRQNALNIIISHIGYDIPIQKGNILITDKIFSRVGSGDNLYLGQSTFMVEMQEIAYILRNATNKSFIIIDEIGRGTSTYDGMSLAWSILQYIHNQLGSQTLFSTHYHEIIDETYKLKHVANYSVAVGENEENIVFLRKLIPGGIKKSYGIEVAKLAGIPDQVLRDAKETLIDLQKAHNSQLVMFQDSSVVEKFPSDYQHLQEENKQFKYIEQLLSHIDINQTTPLKALEYVSELKQLMKKTK; this comes from the coding sequence ATGGATTTTCTTGACGAAATAATCGATATTTTAGAACGTTCCATCATGGATGATTCTCAAAATACTATCACGGCTTGAAATATCATCAAATCATGATACGACTCAGAAGTAGATGAATACAGAGCTATACTTCAGGATTGACATATTTGGTTAGATGAATATGCAGCTTCTTTAATCACAGAAACGGGAATTACTGGACTGAGAATCAAGTATACAAAAAACTTATGATATTTTATAGAGTTTTCAAAATCTCAAGTCTCTAAAATAACGGATTCATTTATTCAGAAACAATCACTCTTACAAGCAGTGAGATATACTACACCCGAACTCAGTGATTATGAATCAAGATTGTTTTCAGCTTCTGAAAAAGTGTCTAACAAAGAATATTCTGTTTTTCTAGATATACGTAATACTATATCATTACATTTTGATAATTTATACATACTAAGTAGAAGTATTGCTCATCTAGATTTTTATTCAAATGGTGCTTATATATCTCATGCAGGTCGATATAATACTCCAAATATTATCAAATCATGAACTACTGAAATGTTCTGAGCTCGCCACCCTGTTATTGAAAAAAATGTTTGAGATTTTATATCAAACGATCTAAAATTTACACAAGATACTTTTATACATTTGATCACTTGACCTAATATGTGAGGGAAGTCTACTTACTTAAGACAAAATGCTCTTAATATTATAATATCTCATATTTGATATGATATACCTATACAAAAATGAAATATATTAATTACTGACAAAATATTTTCTAGAGTTTGAAGTGGCGATAATCTCTATTTATGACAATCTACATTTATGGTTGAAATGCAAGAAATTGCTTATATTTTAAGAAATGCTACAAATAAAAGTTTTATCATAATTGATGAAATATGAAGAGGTACGAGTACTTATGACGGTATGAGTCTTGCATGGTCTATTTTACAATATATACACAATCAATTAGGTTCTCAAACATTATTTTCTACTCATTATCATGAAATTATAGATGAAACATATAAATTAAAGCATGTTGCTAATTATAGTGTAGCTGTCTGAGAAAATGAAGAAAATATTGTATTCTTGCGAAAGCTTATCCCATGATGAATAAAAAAAAGTTATGGAATTGAAGTTGCAAAACTTGCTTGAATCCCAGATCAAGTACTGAGAGACGCGAAAGAAACCCTTATTGATTTACAAAAAGCTCATAACTCTCAACTTGTAATGTTTCAAGATTCGTCTGTTGTAGAAAAATTTCCTTCAGATTATCAACATTTACAGGAAGAAAATAAACAGTTTAAATATATAGAACAATTATTGTCTCATATTGATATTAATCAAACGACTCCACTCAAAGCTCTGGAGTATGTAAGTGAATTGAAACAGTTGATGAAAAAAACGAAATAA
- a CDS encoding SulP family inorganic anion transporter, with product MDFKRELGDPKQLKTDILSGLTVALALVPEAIAFSFVADINPIIGLHAAFIVGIITAVFGGRPGMISGATGALAIVMVSLVRDFGIEYLFATLVLMGVLQILFGIFGLGRLVRLIPHTVMLGFVNGLAIIIFMSQLEQFKVGEQWISGFPLVIMLGLVALTMAIIYYLPKFTKVLPSGLVAIVVVTLIVIFIPGFENVGNVSSYLAANGYSELLGVFPSFHIPVLTTGILDTLVIIFPYALVLAIIGLTESLMTLTLIDEITETRGDNNKESIGQGIANTICGFFGAMGGCAMIGQSMINISNGGRGRMSGVSAAVFLILLIVFATSFIAIIPLAALVGLMFIVVIGTFAWPTFKLLPKIPRADAFVIVAVTAITVISGDLALAVVAGVIISALSFAWKKAEQIQVTRYIDTAGTTHYDLNGPLFFGSITKFKTLFDISIDTHEVIIDFQNSQVMDHSATEAINSLTEKYKNAGKKLHLKHLSPDCRKLIKDAQEVVDINVIEDPKYFVANIANSKKS from the coding sequence ATGGATTTCAAACGTGAACTCTGAGATCCAAAACAACTCAAAACCGATATATTATCTGGTTTAACGGTTGCATTAGCACTAGTACCTGAAGCTATTGCATTTTCATTTGTGGCAGATATTAATCCTATTATAGGATTACACGCTGCATTTATAGTTGGGATTATTACTGCAGTATTTTGAGGGAGACCTGGTATGATATCAGGAGCAACGGGAGCACTTGCCATAGTTATGGTATCACTCGTTCGTGATTTTGGAATAGAATATCTCTTTGCTACACTCGTACTCATGTGAGTACTCCAAATACTATTTTGAATCTTTGGACTTGGGAGACTCGTCCGACTCATCCCACATACTGTTATGCTTGGCTTCGTTAACGGTCTTGCGATTATTATTTTTATGTCACAACTTGAACAGTTTAAAGTAGGAGAGCAATGGATATCTGGATTTCCACTCGTTATCATGCTCGGACTGGTAGCTCTAACTATGGCTATAATTTATTATCTCCCAAAATTTACAAAGGTACTTCCATCAGGTCTTGTTGCCATAGTGGTAGTGACGCTTATAGTTATATTCATTCCATGATTTGAGAATGTATGAAATGTTTCAAGTTACCTAGCTGCTAATGGCTACTCTGAACTCTTAGGAGTTTTCCCAAGTTTCCATATTCCTGTTCTCACGACTGGGATTCTTGATACGCTGGTGATTATATTCCCATATGCTCTGGTACTTGCTATTATAGGACTCACAGAGTCGCTCATGACTCTTACCCTCATTGATGAGATAACAGAGACACGTGGTGATAATAATAAAGAATCAATTGGTCAGGGGATAGCAAATACTATTTGTGGATTTTTTGGAGCAATGGGAGGATGTGCCATGATAGGTCAATCGATGATCAATATCTCAAACGGGGGGAGGGGACGTATGTCTGGTGTATCTGCGGCAGTTTTTTTGATACTCCTGATTGTGTTTGCTACGAGTTTCATAGCGATTATTCCACTTGCAGCACTTGTAGGACTCATGTTCATTGTCGTTATCGGGACATTTGCTTGGCCTACTTTTAAACTCCTTCCAAAAATACCAAGAGCTGACGCGTTTGTGATTGTAGCTGTAACTGCCATAACGGTCATCAGTGGTGACTTGGCTCTCGCAGTGGTAGCATGAGTCATTATTTCTGCACTGAGCTTTGCTTGGAAAAAGGCTGAACAAATACAAGTCACGAGATATATTGATACTGCCTGAACAACACATTATGACCTCAACGGTCCACTCTTTTTTGGTTCTATTACCAAGTTTAAAACGCTCTTTGATATCAGTATTGATACACACGAAGTTATCATAGACTTCCAAAACTCTCAAGTTATGGATCACTCAGCAACCGAAGCCATTAACTCACTTACTGAAAAATATAAAAATGCAGGGAAGAAATTACATCTTAAACATCTCTCTCCAGATTGTCGAAAACTTATCAAAGATGCGCAGGAGGTAGTAGATATAAATGTTATCGAAGATCCAAAGTATTTTGTAGCAAATATAGCAAATTCGAAGAAATCATAG
- the tsf gene encoding translation elongation factor Ts has product MAITAALIKELRERTGIGMMECKKALEATDGDIEQAIEELRKKGLAKAAKKADREALEGGLKILIDGTNAYVVSVSCETDFLANSEKFKLMLEVIALHLKNNGVASKSEAQTLLESNYSMEMGENLQVKDYEIIEGGTVSSYVHSNAKLAAVVVAEAGGDEEKLKQVAMHVTAANPEYLSESEISDDIIEKEKAIQLEMMKNDPNMGNKPDEVLLKIIEGKMGKFKSEVSLLEQAFVIDPSVKVKDFLGSTELTSFKRYAI; this is encoded by the coding sequence ATGGCAATTACTGCTGCTCTCATAAAAGAACTAAGAGAAAGAACATGAATCGGTATGATGGAATGTAAAAAAGCTCTCGAAGCAACTGACGGTGATATCGAACAAGCAATTGAAGAACTGAGAAAAAAAGGACTTGCAAAAGCAGCTAAAAAAGCTGACAGAGAAGCACTTGAATGAGGTCTTAAAATACTTATTGATGGAACAAACGCGTACGTTGTATCAGTTTCTTGTGAAACAGATTTTCTTGCAAACTCTGAAAAATTCAAACTTATGCTTGAAGTTATAGCTCTTCACCTGAAAAATAATGGTGTTGCATCTAAATCAGAAGCTCAAACACTATTAGAATCAAATTATTCTATGGAAATGGGTGAAAATCTTCAAGTAAAAGATTATGAAATTATTGAAGGTGGAACTGTATCTTCATACGTTCACTCAAATGCAAAGCTTGCTGCAGTTGTAGTTGCTGAAGCTGGTGGAGACGAAGAAAAACTGAAACAAGTTGCTATGCACGTTACTGCAGCAAACCCAGAATATCTCTCAGAGTCAGAAATATCTGATGATATTATCGAAAAAGAAAAGGCAATTCAACTTGAAATGATGAAAAATGACCCAAATATGGGAAACAAACCAGACGAAGTACTTCTCAAAATTATTGAAGGAAAAATGGGGAAATTTAAGTCAGAAGTATCACTTCTAGAACAAGCATTTGTGATAGATCCAAGTGTGAAAGTAAAAGACTTTCTAGGTTCTACAGAACTTACAAGTTTTAAAAGATACGCTATATAG
- a CDS encoding YihY/virulence factor BrkB family protein, translating into MNFASKSLTHIKYVKNSFSRHNGSVHASAFAFNTLLSLPALILFLIFIVKILFGSSDFFRNYVSNLAATLPGDSGELIQQFLEQDFEIQGSLIGIITVVLLFWSGTKLISTFILSVNNSFGLMIDTNTTNIVYTIKTHLVGLLFILLFLSVIGASLVVENIISILFSNTLLVSFLNFGTTLAIYTILYAFLLRFMILAQVTNGGAFLGGLFMSVITVLSIIAMSLIFGLVDFGSKFAAGASIIVFMLWIQYLALLLYLGFEIISYTLKLHGKYIIRKEGMKKHGD; encoded by the coding sequence ATGAACTTCGCTTCTAAGTCTCTCACACATATAAAATATGTAAAAAACTCATTTTCTCGACATAATGGGAGTGTTCATGCAAGTGCTTTTGCATTCAATACTTTGCTCTCTTTGCCAGCATTGATACTCTTTCTGATATTTATTGTGAAGATACTCTTTGGGAGCTCTGATTTCTTTCGTAACTATGTAAGTAATCTAGCAGCGACCCTTCCTGGTGATTCTGGAGAGCTGATACAACAATTTCTTGAACAGGATTTTGAGATTCAAGGATCTTTGATTGGAATCATAACAGTTGTTTTATTATTTTGGTCCTGAACAAAACTCATTTCAACATTTATCCTATCTGTAAATAATAGTTTTGGACTGATGATTGATACTAATACTACAAACATAGTCTATACTATAAAAACTCACTTAGTTGGATTATTATTTATACTTCTATTTCTCAGTGTTATAGGAGCTTCACTTGTTGTTGAGAATATAATTTCAATTCTCTTTTCAAATACACTTTTAGTGAGTTTTCTGAATTTTGGGACCACTCTTGCAATCTATACGATACTCTACGCATTTCTACTTCGATTTATGATACTGGCTCAGGTAACAAATGGATGAGCATTTCTTGGATGATTATTTATGTCCGTAATAACGGTACTTTCTATTATAGCTATGAGTCTGATATTTGGACTGGTGGATTTTTGAAGTAAATTCGCTGCCTGAGCGAGTATAATAGTATTTATGCTGTGGATACAGTATCTTGCTCTGCTTTTGTATTTATGATTTGAAATAATCTCATATACTCTGAAACTTCACTGAAAATATATAATTAGAAAAGAGGGAATGAAAAAACACTGAGATTAA
- a CDS encoding exodeoxyribonuclease VII small subunit — MPKAKTFKDSFERLKEISDLLDKDEVIDVDTLIKVQKEAKELYKFCGEKLEGVSAKLEDETK; from the coding sequence ATGCCAAAAGCAAAAACATTTAAAGATTCCTTTGAAAGACTTAAAGAGATTTCAGACCTCCTTGATAAGGATGAAGTCATTGACGTAGATACACTTATCAAGGTTCAAAAAGAAGCAAAAGAACTGTATAAATTTTGTGGTGAAAAACTAGAAGGAGTGAGTGCTAAATTAGAAGATGAAACGAAATAA
- the xseA gene encoding exodeoxyribonuclease VII large subunit, with protein MNEEVKLKLSQFLDIIKSQFDDIIGYHSYTIEAEVKAIKQNRNFYYIDLVEIQNGKIVDSARSHIFNPSIMISFLRDINILDIQELVGKKLLLTVRPTFHKTYNFSINILKIYSEFYIGGLEKQKQEDIEHLKDLEIFYLNHETELGEPAFHIAVISGEKSEGFKDFQTILSESGFNYKLTIFPSLVHGEKASGEVLKQLQKIMSQIDNGKIYNGVAIMRGGGGSEGMNWTNDRKLCEMVCKFRVPVISAVGHTVDKSILDMVARYDCKTPSEAAQTLIDIYEEYKEDIESEFEYIVLGIQDLVKRYTLELEGLSKDIPYHISKKVQIYKKELEGFIVDKKVKYHIQILSQSLENIYKNIKYNDPKKILLKGYSLVLDAEGKVINELELNKNYKLLTHGSMYKITILDKSDI; from the coding sequence ATGAACGAAGAAGTAAAACTTAAACTCTCTCAGTTTCTTGATATCATCAAATCTCAGTTTGATGATATTATTTGATATCATAGTTATACCATTGAAGCTGAAGTGAAAGCTATTAAACAAAATAGGAATTTTTATTACATCGATTTGGTTGAGATACAGAACTGAAAGATTGTAGACTCAGCACGTTCTCATATTTTTAATCCGAGTATTATGATTTCTTTTTTGAGAGATATTAATATTTTAGATATTCAAGAACTCGTTGGTAAAAAACTCTTACTTACGGTCAGACCAACATTTCATAAAACCTATAATTTTTCGATTAATATTCTAAAAATATATTCTGAGTTTTATATTGGTTGACTTGAAAAACAAAAACAAGAAGATATTGAACATTTAAAAGACTTAGAAATATTCTACCTCAATCATGAGACAGAGTTATGAGAACCAGCATTTCATATTGCTGTTATCTCGTGAGAAAAAAGTGAGTGATTCAAAGACTTTCAAACTATTCTGAGTGAATCATGATTTAATTACAAGCTTACAATATTTCCATCACTCGTTCACGGTGAAAAAGCAAGTTGAGAAGTACTCAAGCAACTTCAAAAAATTATGTCTCAAATAGATAATTGAAAGATATACAATGGTGTAGCAATCATGAGATGAGGATGATGAAGTGAATGAATGAACTGGACTAATGATAGAAAACTATGTGAAATGGTGTGTAAATTTAGAGTACCAGTCATTTCTGCTGTATGACATACAGTCGACAAGAGTATACTTGATATGGTGGCAAGATATGATTGTAAAACACCAAGTGAAGCGGCTCAAACGCTCATAGATATATATGAAGAATACAAAGAAGATATAGAATCAGAGTTTGAGTATATTGTGTTATGAATCCAAGATCTCGTAAAAAGGTATACTCTTGAACTTGAGGGGCTCTCAAAAGATATACCATACCATATTTCAAAAAAAGTTCAGATATATAAAAAAGAGCTTGAAGGATTCATAGTAGATAAAAAAGTGAAATATCATATTCAAATCCTATCTCAATCTTTAGAAAATATATACAAAAATATAAAGTATAATGATCCTAAAAAGATACTCTTAAAATGATATAGTCTCGTCCTTGATGCAGAATGAAAGGTTATTAATGAACTTGAACTCAATAAGAATTATAAACTCTTAACTCATTGATCTATGTATAAAATAACTATCTTGGATAAATCTGATATATAA